The sequence TGCGGCAGTAGCACCGCATTTTCGCATGCCAGCAGCTCCGCAGGCACGCGGGGCTCATCTTCAAAGACATCCAGGCCTGCGCCACGGATCGTCCCGGCACGCAGCGCGGTGATCAGCGCCGCCTCATCCACCACACTGCCGCGTGCGATATTGATCAGCGTGCCATCACGGCCCAAAGCGGCCAAAACAGGCGCATCCACGCGTTTTTGCGTCTCTGGGCCGCCGGGGCATGCGATGACCAAAAAGTCACTTTCTGCCGCGAGAGCCTGTAAATCATCAAAATACGCCCATGGCACATTTTGCGGCTTCCGGCCGTGGTAGGCGATTTTCATCCCATGGGCCTCAAGACGCCGTGCGATGGCCTTTCCGATGCGGCCGAGGCCGAAAATGCCCGCTGTTTTGCCCCGCACGGCATGTGCCAGTGGGAATGGCCCCGTCAGCCAGCTCCCGGCATGCAGGTAGCGATTGGACTCCACCAGCCGCCGGCTCGTCATGAGCACCAGCGCCACCGCGATGTCTGCCACGTCATCCGTCAGCACATCCGGCGTATTCGTCACGCGGATACCGCGCTCACGGCAGTACGGAATAGGCACCCCATCATAGCCCACGCCCATCACGCTCACGATTTCCAGCGCAGGCATGCTCGCGAGCAACTCCGTGCTCAAGACCGTGCCGCCCAGTGGGATCGCCGCACGGATGCGCCCCAGGTGCGGCTGCGCATCCTTCAGCACATGGCAGGTGTAAGCAGCCTCTAGCGGCAAACGCAGAAAATCCGGCAACGGCACCGCGAGGAGTACTTCAGGTCGGGTAGTGGGCACAGTGTGAGGAGTGGGATGGTGAATGGCGGAGGCATCACGGCTGCGGCGGACTCGTCTTGGGCAGAGTCGGGGCTGCCTCTGGCTCGAAATCCAGCACTGCCTGGTGCGTGCGCAGTGCCTTGCGTGCTTGGCCAAAGAGGGAGCTCAGGTCATCTGCATTCTGCTGCTTTTTATCGTCGATGTAATCCCCGCAACTTTTGATCTGCGCATCTGCATCCAGGCTCACACCGGCCATCGACTTCTGCGCCTTGGTAAAACCTGTGAAAACACGCCCTGCGCCTGCTCGAAGGCCTGCTTTGCACCCTGATTGCGCTCGTATTCCTTTTCTGCCTCGCGGTAGCTTTTGCTGAAGAGGCGTTTGAAGAAGCTCCCTTCGGTTTCTCCACCACCTTCGCCGCTTGGGCCTCAAAGCAATCTTGGGGCTCCTTGAACTCCTCCATCGGTTTTTGGTATTGCTTCTTCAGGTAGCCCAGGCCGGTGGTGATCACCGTGAGGCGCTCCACCTCGGCCTTGGAGAGCTGCTGGCCGGACTTCACCTTATCCTCCAGCGCATTGATGTAGCCCAGCGTGGCCTGATTCCCCTCAAAAATGCTGCTAAACTCCCGCGCTGCTGCTGTCAGCCGCTTCCGCTCATCCTGGCGCATCGCGGCCACAGTCTGCGCATGCTCGGCATTCAGAGCATCGAGCGCGAGCTGGTGCTTCGCGGCCTGATTCTCCAGCGACCGCTGCATCACCATCCTTATCACGGAGCTGCGCATCATGCTCTGCCTCGATGCGCAGTATATCGGCCCGCAGGGCATCATTCTGCGTGCGTGTCTGGAAAAGAAACCAGCCCAGCACACCAGCTCCGAGCACGGAGATAACGAGGAGAGCGACGAGATTTTTGATAGCAGTCATGACTCACGATTCGCCGCGCCTGATCGTGGCGCAAGATGAAAGCAAGCCGCGCTCACTTTCCCCCAGCCATCACCTTCACTTCATCGATCAGGCCCGTGCCTCCGTAGAGATTCACCATGACGGCGACTTTTTCACCTGCGGTGCCAGGATGCTTCAGCTCGATCATTTCTTCGCCATTCACCCGCACCAGATACTTGTCCTCGCGGGACTCCACGCTGATGCGCCACCACTCGCCGGGCTTGATGTCGGTCTTCGCAGATTTCAGCACCTTCAGTTTATTGACGTCTGCGGCGGCATCTGGCTCCACCACACGGATGAAGCCACTGGCATAGGCAATGGTGGCGATTTTCCAGTGCCGGTCCCCGACGCCATCCTCACCCGCGACGGTGAAACGCACGCCCATCCAGGTGCTCGTCTGGGGCTTGATCAGGAGTTGCACAGAGGCGTCCTGCGTGCCGGGATCGAGCTTGCGATAGATGTAGCCCTGCCTGCCCACTCCCGTCTCGATCTGCACAGTGCCATCCGGCTGCCGCGTGACTTTTCCGGCGAAGTCCCCCTTCGGCATGAGCCAGCCCTCATGCAGCTTTTCGGTGCTGAAATCATCCTGCACCAGCACCTTGCCCTCTTTGACCAATTTCGGGCGCATTTCCTTTGGTATGCGGTCTGCGGCGGCTGAAATCAGGGTGCTGGCGGCAAGAATGAGGGTGATGGCTGCTTTCATGGCTGCCACGCTAAACGCCGCGCTGCTGCTGCGTCTCACATCTATCCACGTCACGTCCACCACTTGATCATGTCCGCTGCATCCGCGCCGCCCACTGCCGTCCGTCACCAAGTACTCGCCACGGGCACCGTCGTGGCCTTCCTGATGTACCTGGACCGCATCTGCCTGGCGAACATCCTGGGCTCGGATTCCTTCCAGTCAGACATCAAGCTCGATCAAGGCCAGATCGATGGCATCAAAGGAGCCTTCTTCTGGGCCTACGCACTCTTCCAGGTGCCAGCAGGCTGGCTCAGTGACCGCTTCGGAGCCCGCATGCTGATCACCATCTACATCGCAGCGTGGTCCTTCTTCACCGCCGCCACCAGCTTCGCGACAGGGTTCTGGACGCTCTTTGTCGCCCGCATGCTCTGCGGCTTGGCGGAGGCGGGTTACTACCCTGCGAGCAGCAGTCTGGTCACACGCTGGGCCCACATCGGAGCACGCGGACTCTTTAGCGCCATCATCTCCTGGGGCGGGCGCATCGGTGGTGCTGCCGCACCGTGGCTCACGGCTTTCGTCATCCTCAAATCAGGTGATTGGCGCTACGCGGGCTGGATCTACGGCTTTGGTGGGCTTGCCGTGGCGGTGTGTTACTGGACCGTCTTCCGCGAGCACCCGCGCCTGCACCCACGCTGCAATGAAGCCGAGATCACGCTGCTGGCTGAAGGCCGCGGCGACTTCCAACCGGTGAAAAACCCGCCGCGCAGCTTCCCCTGGGCCGCCGCCTGCACCAGTGGCAATCTGTGGCTCGCCAATGCGGTGCAATTCTTCACCAACATCGGCTGGGCCTTCCTGGTGCTCTCTCTGCCGGATTATCTGAAAAAAGTCATGGGCCTCGATGACGCTGCGAGCGGCTGGGTGACTACGGCAGCGCTTTTCATCGGCATCTCGGCCCTGCCCATCGGCGGCATCGCCACGGATGCACTCACCCGCCGTTACGGCAAGCGCCTGGGGCGCATGCTGCCGCTCTCCATCACGAAATTCGCCGCCGCGGCCTGCTACCTGCTCGCCCTCACCACCGATACGCATTGGGGCATGGCCTTTAGCTTCGGCATGGTGACGTTCTTTGCAGACTTCGGCCTACCAGCGATGTGGACGACGATGCAGGACATCAGTGGCAAGTATCAGGCGCAGCTCTTCGGCTGGGGAAACATGTGGGGCAATTTCGGTGCCGCTCTGCTACCGCTCATCTTCACCAAAACCCTGCTACTCTTCGACACCAATCATGACTACCACGAGGGCGTGTGGGTCTGCGCCATCGCCTTCGTGCTCGCAGGCATCTTCGGCCTCTTTGTGAATG is a genomic window of Verrucomicrobiaceae bacterium containing:
- a CDS encoding 2-hydroxyacid dehydrogenase produces the protein MHHPTPHTVPTTRPEVLLAVPLPDFLRLPLEAAYTCHVLKDAQPHLGRIRAAIPLGGTVLSTELLASMPALEIVSVMGVGYDGVPIPYCRERGIRVTNTPDVLTDDVADIAVALVLMTSRRLVESNRYLHAGSWLTGPFPLAHAVRGKTAGIFGLGRIGKAIARRLEAHGMKIAYHGRKPQNVPWAYFDDLQALAAESDFLVIACPGGPETQKRVDAPVLAALGRDGTLINIARGSVVDEAALITALRAGTIRGAGLDVFEDEPRVPAELLACENAVLLPHVGSATHETRLAMANLVLENLAAHFAGRELITPVC
- a CDS encoding MFS transporter, whose protein sequence is MSAASAPPTAVRHQVLATGTVVAFLMYLDRICLANILGSDSFQSDIKLDQGQIDGIKGAFFWAYALFQVPAGWLSDRFGARMLITIYIAAWSFFTAATSFATGFWTLFVARMLCGLAEAGYYPASSSLVTRWAHIGARGLFSAIISWGGRIGGAAAPWLTAFVILKSGDWRYAGWIYGFGGLAVAVCYWTVFREHPRLHPRCNEAEITLLAEGRGDFQPVKNPPRSFPWAAACTSGNLWLANAVQFFTNIGWAFLVLSLPDYLKKVMGLDDAASGWVTTAALFIGISALPIGGIATDALTRRYGKRLGRMLPLSITKFAAAACYLLALTTDTHWGMAFSFGMVTFFADFGLPAMWTTMQDISGKYQAQLFGWGNMWGNFGAALLPLIFTKTLLLFDTNHDYHEGVWVCAIAFVLAGIFGLFVNAEKPVTQD